The following nucleotide sequence is from Bradyrhizobium roseum.
GTTGCCGCTGGTGATCGCGTGCTCGACGCAATGCGACACGTGATCCCGCAGCACCTCTTCCTCGACCCGCCGCAGCGCGGCCCGCACCGCCGATATCTGCGTAACGATGTCGATGCAGTAGCGGTCCTCATCGACCATCTTTGACAGGCCACGGACCTGGCCCTCGATCCGGCTGAGGCGTTTTTGACAGGATGCCTTGATGTCTTTTCGCATGCAGCCTATATACCCCCACAGGGTATACGTTTCAAGGCCGGAGCGACCGATGACGGGGAACGAGAACGGCAGCGGCATGACGAAGGGCGCCTGTTGCG
It contains:
- a CDS encoding metal-sensitive transcriptional regulator; this translates as MRKDIKASCQKRLSRIEGQVRGLSKMVDEDRYCIDIVTQISAVRAALRRVEEEVLRDHVSHCVEHAITSGNKADQREKIAELMAVIGRSDR